The window CGATCCGCGTCCCGAACCAAATCCTCGGCCCTGGCCATTTCCGCTGTGAGGGGCGCCACTCCGAGACTTATGGTCAATTGGCTTTCAGGCCACTCTTGCTCCGCTGCCGCCGCTCGGAGACGTTCCGCCTGAATTGAGCCCTGGGGGAGGTCGGTTTCCGGAAGGATGATGGCAAATTCTTCTCCGCCATACCGGGCTACCATGTCCACCCCTCGGGAATTTTTCCGGAGAATCTGGGCCAGGCAGCGCAAGGCCTCATCGCCAGACAGGTGTCCGAAGCGGTCATTGAACTGCTTAAAGTGATCGATGTCGAGCATGATCAGGGAGAGCGAGCGGCCATACCGACGCGCCCGCTTGAGCTCTGTCTCGAGAAGATGATAGAAGTACCGGTGGTTGTACAGCCCGGTCAACGGGTCAGTGTTGGCCAGACGTGTCGTCTCCGCAAATAGCCGAGCATTCTCGATGGCAATGGCCGCCTGGTTGGTAAAGTAGGAAAGCAGCTGCATATCCTCCTCGGCAAAACGACGGGGTTCATTGTAGTGGACCCACAACACCCCCCGGACCCGCTCCCGCACCCGCAGTGGCAAACAGACGGCGGCGCGCCGCCCGAGTTCCAGCAGCCGGGGATTGACGGTCCCAGGAGGGGCCGCAGAAAAATCAGGAAGGATCACTGGCCGTCCGGTCTCCCAGACCCGGCGCGAGCCGCCGTCCTTCCGCACCTCAATCCCCCCCACCTCCCAGTCGGTCACATGAGAGACCTCGCCTAAGTCATCAAGGAGGATGATAGTGCTCGAGGCGGCGTCGGCGGAGGCTGCTGCACCTCGCGCGATCTTCTGGAGGGTTTCGTCTAAGTCGAGCGAACCACTCACCTGTATGGCGGCCTCGTATAACTCTGCCACGGTGGACGCGTACCGTTGGATCTGCTGATAGGCCCTGGCGTTTCCAATCGCGATGGCCGCCTGGCTGGCAAAGGTCCCCATCAACGCCCGCTCATCGTGACTGAAAAGACGACGATGGTGAGTGAAGACAGAGAGGACCCCCAAGACCCGATCTTCGGTGATCAGGGGAATCCCCGCGAAGGAGACGATGCCCGCCTCCTCCAGGAACCGCTTGTTAAACCAGCGTGACTCCTGTCTGATATCGGCGATGTAGTGCGGCTCCCGGCGCTCCATGATCTCTCCGATGACCCCTTTACCGTACGGGATCCGGTCCACCATCAATCGGAAATCGTGCAGGCCGTGACTTGCTTGGACCAGCAGTTCGTGGGTCTCCTCGTCTGTCACCCAGAGCCCGACGCAAGGGACCTCGAGAAATTCCGCCGCCGCTTCCACCGCAAAGTTAAAAACCTCCTGGAGGTTCAAGGAGGCGGTCATCATCTTCGTCAGGTGGATCAGGGTTTGGAGCTTACTGGCCCGATCCCGGGCCTCCTGAAAGAGGGGGCCTTGCTCCATGGCGAGGGCCGCCTGGTTCGCCAGGGTCTGACACAACTCAATCTCTCCCCGGGTGAAGTTTCGAATAGCGCGTCGACTGTTCAGGCTCACCGCCCCGATGCATTGATCCTGCGTCAGGAGGGGAATCACCAAAATCGATTGAATCGAGTGGGAGACGAGGAGGTCCCGGACAGTGGACAGTACCGGTTCCTTCGCCACGTTCGGGACGACCAGGGGTTGCTGAGTCTCGAGGACGTGACGGATCTCCGGGTACCGGTCTAGAGAGAGATTGCCCCCTTCAGTCCACGGGTTCTCCTTGAACCGGTCATACGCTAAGACAAGGGTGGCGGTCGGCTCTCCCGGAGTGCCAACGGTGATGGCAACCCGGTCCACCTGCATCGTCTCGAAGAACCGTTTCACAATGTCCCGCATGACCTCG is drawn from Candidatus Methylomirabilota bacterium and contains these coding sequences:
- a CDS encoding diguanylate cyclase, producing MRPIEPDKGPLNVSDVRREGRDSPTILIVDVDLEILRMLQTVLEHQEYRVLTATSGLAALELIRTRPISLVVLDVAIPGVDGIAVCREIKADPGLRHIPVIFLTAKDSVEDKVLGLEIGADDYITKPFSKEELVARIRTHLRNRRATQEVLAEQVRQIQPSPQARPSATVPPAASEVMRDIVKRFFETMQVDRVAITVGTPGEPTATLVLAYDRFKENPWTEGGNLSLDRYPEIRHVLETQQPLVVPNVAKEPVLSTVRDLLVSHSIQSILVIPLLTQDQCIGAVSLNSRRAIRNFTRGEIELCQTLANQAALAMEQGPLFQEARDRASKLQTLIHLTKMMTASLNLQEVFNFAVEAAAEFLEVPCVGLWVTDEETHELLVQASHGLHDFRLMVDRIPYGKGVIGEIMERREPHYIADIRQESRWFNKRFLEEAGIVSFAGIPLITEDRVLGVLSVFTHHRRLFSHDERALMGTFASQAAIAIGNARAYQQIQRYASTVAELYEAAIQVSGSLDLDETLQKIARGAAASADAASSTIILLDDLGEVSHVTDWEVGGIEVRKDGGSRRVWETGRPVILPDFSAAPPGTVNPRLLELGRRAAVCLPLRVRERVRGVLWVHYNEPRRFAEEDMQLLSYFTNQAAIAIENARLFAETTRLANTDPLTGLYNHRYFYHLLETELKRARRYGRSLSLIMLDIDHFKQFNDRFGHLSGDEALRCLAQILRKNSRGVDMVARYGGEEFAIILPETDLPQGSIQAERLRAAAAEQEWPESQLTISLGVAPLTAEMARAEDLVRDADRALYEAKDAGRNQVCLSRLTGGE